In a single window of the Proteiniborus ethanoligenes genome:
- the pilM gene encoding pilus assembly protein PilM gives MKLPFLSKSIVSIDIGSYETKVIEAKKNNNNIQVIKTFSILTPEGSYNNGYIKNESLLIEKIKQGLKDNNISSKEAYLTIKSTAIITREILFPVLSSKEIEGMLKYQLEEYLPMDISRYTVQHRIIGKTFDAGTEKVIVLVVAIPKDIVEKHYFLLNNLNLKPLVMDYQSNSISKILKYSSIVNDSDPIPNKTIAAIDLGHSGTNVSIIEEGVLQTSRVIEIGGEDLDNNILNLFQFRKEELLEKKEEIMDISVLDGSYSDYNRLVNVTKTTIESIIDKIEKVIKFYTSKELGNEVNIIILYGGLSNMKGIDKLFSNYFRINTIVLESIDKVNIQTNLNKYINSISSILRDEEV, from the coding sequence TTGAAGCTACCATTTTTAAGTAAAAGCATAGTCTCCATAGATATAGGCTCCTATGAAACAAAGGTAATAGAAGCAAAGAAAAACAATAATAATATACAAGTAATTAAAACTTTTTCTATTCTTACTCCTGAAGGCTCTTATAACAATGGCTATATTAAAAATGAAAGTCTTTTAATAGAAAAAATAAAGCAAGGTCTAAAGGACAATAATATATCATCAAAGGAAGCATATTTGACAATAAAAAGTACTGCTATTATTACGAGAGAAATACTTTTTCCAGTTTTAAGTTCAAAAGAGATAGAAGGCATGTTAAAGTATCAGCTAGAAGAGTATTTACCAATGGATATTAGCAGATATACTGTACAGCATAGGATAATAGGAAAAACTTTTGATGCAGGTACAGAAAAAGTTATAGTTCTTGTTGTGGCTATACCAAAGGATATAGTAGAAAAGCATTATTTTTTATTGAATAACCTTAACCTAAAGCCTTTAGTTATGGATTATCAATCAAATTCTATTAGTAAAATCTTAAAGTATTCTAGTATAGTTAATGATTCTGACCCTATTCCTAATAAAACAATTGCTGCAATAGACTTAGGACATAGCGGAACCAATGTTTCAATAATAGAAGAAGGTGTACTTCAAACTAGTAGGGTAATTGAAATTGGTGGAGAAGATTTAGACAATAATATCTTAAACCTATTCCAATTTAGAAAAGAAGAACTATTAGAAAAAAAAGAGGAAATAATGGATATCAGCGTATTAGATGGTAGCTATTCAGACTATAACCGACTAGTAAATGTAACCAAGACTACTATAGAGAGTATTATAGATAAAATAGAGAAGGTTATTAAATTTTATACTTCTAAGGAATTAGGCAATGAAGTGAATATAATTATATTATATGGTGGACTATCAAACATGAAGGGTATAGACAAGCTGTTTTCAAACTACTTTCGTATAAATACTATAGTTCTAGAAAGTATTGATAAAGTTAATATTCAAACTAATCTCAATAAATACATAAATTCTATAAGTTCAATCTTAAGAGATGAAGAGGTGTAA
- a CDS encoding PilN domain-containing protein, translated as MNDLNFFQSYNLKRERKFNKDYLFYGIMGLVIIGIMFYGLFNMMKIKKISKEVAILKQQLEISKSNPKIIEILEKEAKIEELTEKFKHLKSMDDYINSNDLINEYLLDSITERVPETIFLNSIDLNTNTITIDGISKNKKSISDFEHELGEIESFEEVFIPSIFQQDNYFQFTLNVKLREGEVYGN; from the coding sequence ATGAATGATTTAAATTTTTTTCAATCCTATAATTTAAAAAGAGAAAGAAAGTTTAATAAAGACTATTTATTCTATGGAATAATGGGTTTAGTTATTATTGGGATTATGTTTTATGGCCTTTTTAACATGATGAAAATTAAAAAAATATCTAAAGAGGTTGCTATTTTAAAACAGCAATTAGAAATAAGCAAATCAAATCCTAAAATAATTGAGATATTAGAAAAGGAAGCTAAGATTGAAGAATTAACAGAGAAATTTAAGCATTTAAAGTCTATGGATGATTATATAAATTCTAATGATTTAATTAATGAATACTTACTAGACTCAATAACTGAAAGAGTACCTGAGACTATTTTTTTAAACTCAATAGATTTAAATACTAATACGATAACAATTGATGGGATATCAAAAAACAAAAAATCTATATCCGATTTTGAACATGAATTAGGAGAAATAGAAAGCTTTGAAGAAGTATTTATTCCTTCTATTTTTCAGCAGGATAATTATTTTCAGTTCACATTAAATGTAAAGCTTAGGGAGGGAGAGGTCTATGGCAACTAA
- a CDS encoding LysM peptidoglycan-binding domain-containing protein produces the protein MATKMTTKSFTKNSINLSRKEKFLIILLIVVVFFWLFNKFVLTAQSAKLDELKQERVSHEEDIMKVNSILGKEKHINEQWSKLNHDVNHITNKYFSDIEQPKILELLNGIIDDGALDIKSMQFFGPDYTSLGEVNTKYLGVSIPFEGTYEDLSKFLSQLGKSPKKLLTSNLSLSKMVDGNLTGQMDLSIYSYDKLMDEYVENAYKPEVRSVIKENPFKPFEGYTEETEDTYIGSGTNIYMATEKTTVLEDFEGEEIFFMPSSDSVTGKVSRFTSSKQGKYSLRIEYFISTENKEERAYILLDDKEIILKYPPSSIGIWAHSYGYSPVILGFRFQDQEGNKIDLELSRGVNWMGWEYIEASPPQDIKLYPLKLDRVYLELSSNKDDYGVMLFDNIEAFYPANEREAEGIKNSYLFYVVEYGDTFESISEKFYGSKSRYNAILKQNGLNKNSILEAGQILVIPK, from the coding sequence ATGGCAACTAAAATGACAACTAAAAGCTTTACTAAAAACAGTATAAATTTAAGTAGAAAAGAAAAATTTCTAATTATTTTATTAATAGTAGTAGTATTTTTCTGGCTGTTTAATAAATTTGTTTTAACTGCTCAAAGCGCTAAATTAGATGAGCTGAAGCAAGAGAGGGTTAGCCACGAAGAGGATATAATGAAAGTCAACTCAATCCTTGGAAAAGAAAAGCATATTAATGAACAGTGGTCTAAACTAAATCACGATGTTAATCATATTACAAATAAGTATTTTTCTGATATAGAGCAACCCAAAATACTAGAATTATTAAATGGGATAATTGATGATGGAGCTTTAGATATAAAAAGCATGCAATTTTTTGGTCCAGATTATACATCATTAGGAGAAGTAAATACTAAATATTTGGGTGTATCTATACCATTTGAAGGAACCTATGAAGACTTGAGTAAATTTTTATCACAGCTTGGGAAAAGTCCTAAAAAGCTTTTAACTAGCAACTTATCCTTATCAAAAATGGTAGATGGTAATTTAACAGGCCAAATGGACTTAAGCATTTACAGCTATGATAAGCTAATGGATGAATATGTAGAGAATGCATATAAGCCTGAAGTTAGAAGCGTTATAAAAGAAAATCCTTTTAAGCCTTTTGAAGGTTATACCGAAGAAACAGAAGACACATATATTGGTTCAGGCACTAATATATACATGGCTACAGAAAAAACAACTGTACTAGAGGATTTTGAAGGAGAAGAAATATTCTTTATGCCATCTAGTGATAGTGTTACAGGAAAAGTCTCAAGATTTACTAGCTCAAAGCAGGGGAAATATAGTCTTCGTATAGAATATTTTATATCTACAGAAAACAAGGAAGAAAGGGCTTATATATTATTAGATGACAAGGAAATTATATTAAAATATCCTCCATCCTCTATTGGTATATGGGCACATTCATATGGATATTCCCCAGTAATTTTAGGATTTAGATTTCAAGATCAAGAAGGGAATAAAATTGATTTAGAGCTTTCCAGGGGGGTTAATTGGATGGGATGGGAGTATATAGAAGCATCACCACCTCAGGACATTAAACTTTATCCACTGAAACTAGACAGAGTCTATTTGGAATTAAGTAGCAATAAAGATGATTACGGAGTAATGCTTTTTGATAATATTGAGGCCTTCTATCCAGCAAATGAAAGGGAAGCAGAAGGTATAAAAAACTCATATTTGTTTTATGTAGTTGAGTATGGGGACACCTTTGAATCCATAAGTGAGAAATTTTATGGTTCTAAATCTAGATATAATGCTATTCTGAAACAAAATGGACTTAACAAGAACAGTATTCTTGAAGCAGGTCAAATATTAGTTATACCAAAATAA
- a CDS encoding S-layer homology domain-containing protein, producing MKKYSKSFYVLLIFFILITFFPNNTSYSASTDEGYKDGYSEGWLSGIEKAEEDMAKNRSKNYSRSIPTNEEITKMYKLNDESSRYKSSFLDGYKDGFKDGYNRTYKTSDKDDEDNKNSETYAQSLGFAMGEAYGQRDYYGGKSNRWSSAIPSNSSIVDIFDLKKETNEYRTTFLDAFGDSFKEGYEEGYRKAKFEPFEASFEQGSKDGEHFGSLLGDIYGKKDFFSGKNNDWKRNLPSRTRIISDFSLNNDSKEYLDGFVSSFNYYFEEKYNESYRSSSSKVNDITYENGYKHGIEIGLKKGQGYAQMDLFLKQSNNILRHKPYDQEIINEFNLYLETEKYREGFISGFNEGLTEGYIIAFQEHNYSNSVNKIETKIIPISGGEISTPDKRISVNVPKGTYYNDVALSLDGFSSVYFPLNNKWIKASDIYTVNVSNPSYQFDNLKQIELSFEYYGSQSGGIYKYENNNWIYLPSKISENKIITLIRPSSLNISSGIYAVFIDNEFKTIKDIRGHWAKDEISAYVRRGLVGLYEDNTFRPNTYISRGQLLVILNAVYKWNFYGLEEKIKELEKLEDFESLDGYKSLVAYALKHGYMDIRPDNKFSLYGAVSYREMENIIRKIHGDNRINWSSISHSMMLNKDTRSKSFDSMDNSITRAEVIYTLYLLKDK from the coding sequence TTGAAAAAATACTCTAAAAGCTTTTACGTTTTACTCATATTTTTTATTTTAATTACCTTTTTTCCTAATAACACGTCTTATTCAGCATCAACAGACGAAGGCTACAAGGACGGTTATTCTGAAGGCTGGCTAAGTGGTATAGAAAAAGCGGAAGAGGATATGGCAAAAAATAGAAGTAAAAACTATTCAAGATCTATTCCTACCAATGAAGAAATTACCAAAATGTATAAATTAAATGATGAAAGCAGTAGATATAAAAGCTCTTTCTTAGATGGATATAAAGATGGATTTAAGGACGGCTATAATAGAACTTACAAGACATCTGATAAGGATGATGAAGATAATAAAAATAGTGAAACATATGCTCAGAGCCTTGGTTTTGCCATGGGAGAAGCATATGGGCAAAGAGACTATTATGGTGGAAAATCAAATAGATGGTCTAGTGCAATACCTTCAAATTCAAGCATAGTAGATATTTTTGATTTAAAGAAGGAGACTAATGAATATAGAACTACTTTTTTAGACGCTTTTGGTGATAGCTTTAAAGAGGGATATGAAGAAGGCTATAGAAAAGCCAAATTTGAACCCTTTGAAGCTTCCTTTGAACAAGGCAGTAAAGATGGAGAACATTTTGGCAGCTTACTTGGAGACATATATGGGAAAAAGGACTTTTTTTCAGGGAAAAACAATGACTGGAAAAGAAATTTACCCTCGAGAACTAGAATCATTAGCGATTTTTCTTTAAATAATGACTCGAAGGAATATTTAGATGGATTTGTATCCTCATTTAATTATTATTTTGAAGAAAAATATAATGAATCCTATAGAAGTTCAAGCTCAAAAGTTAATGATATTACCTATGAAAATGGCTATAAACATGGAATAGAAATTGGACTTAAGAAGGGACAAGGCTATGCTCAAATGGATTTGTTTCTTAAGCAGTCCAATAATATACTAAGGCATAAGCCCTATGATCAGGAAATTATCAATGAATTTAATCTTTACTTGGAAACTGAAAAATATAGAGAAGGATTTATTAGTGGTTTTAATGAAGGTCTTACCGAAGGATATATAATTGCATTTCAAGAACATAATTATAGCAACTCTGTAAATAAGATAGAAACCAAGATAATTCCTATTAGTGGTGGAGAAATTTCAACTCCAGATAAAAGAATTTCAGTTAATGTGCCTAAAGGTACATATTACAATGATGTTGCTTTGTCTTTAGATGGGTTTTCAAGCGTATATTTTCCTTTAAACAACAAATGGATAAAAGCTTCAGACATATACACGGTTAATGTCAGTAATCCTTCATATCAGTTTGATAACCTAAAACAAATAGAGTTAAGCTTTGAGTATTATGGTTCTCAAAGTGGTGGAATTTACAAATATGAAAATAATAATTGGATTTATCTTCCGAGCAAAATATCTGAAAACAAAATAATTACTCTTATAAGACCTAGTTCATTAAATATAAGCAGTGGCATATATGCTGTGTTTATAGATAATGAGTTTAAAACGATTAAAGATATAAGAGGACACTGGGCTAAGGATGAAATAAGCGCTTATGTTAGAAGAGGCTTAGTAGGTCTTTATGAGGATAATACATTTAGACCTAACACATATATATCTAGGGGACAATTATTAGTGATTTTAAACGCAGTATATAAGTGGAATTTCTATGGACTAGAAGAAAAAATAAAGGAACTAGAGAAATTAGAGGACTTTGAAAGCCTAGATGGATATAAAAGTTTAGTGGCATATGCTTTAAAGCATGGATACATGGATATACGTCCAGATAATAAATTTAGTTTATATGGGGCAGTTTCTTATAGGGAAATGGAAAACATCATTAGAAAAATACATGGAGACAATAGGATTAACTGGAGTAGCATTTCACATTCAATGATGCTTAACAAAGATACTAGGAGCAAGAGCTTTGACTCAATGGATAATAGTATAACTCGGGCAGAAGTAATATACACTTTGTATTTATTAAAAGATAAGTAA
- a CDS encoding type IV pilus modification PilV family protein, translating to MLNKLKTNNGLTLIELLFTLAMFGVIVIWVTGLLINTAVINRKSEQQYKATLIAQSYMENIKASDSINIGETVETIDSFKVIVSISKVSRYRESIYKINIEVLAEDSILERLEGYKIITQ from the coding sequence ATGCTTAATAAGCTAAAAACAAATAATGGACTTACATTAATTGAGTTATTATTTACTTTAGCTATGTTTGGTGTGATAGTAATATGGGTTACAGGCTTATTAATCAATACAGCTGTAATAAATAGAAAATCAGAGCAACAATATAAAGCTACACTAATAGCTCAAAGTTATATGGAAAACATAAAAGCTTCTGATTCTATAAATATTGGAGAAACGGTTGAAACAATCGATAGCTTTAAAGTTATTGTTAGTATTAGTAAAGTGAGTAGGTATAGGGAGAGTATCTATAAGATAAATATTGAGGTTTTAGCTGAGGATAGCATTTTAGAGAGACTAGAAGGTTATAAAATAATCACACAGTAG
- a CDS encoding PilW family protein, protein MESRKVDSDMRPNSIRLNNGFTLIEILITLSLAGIVISIVLSLLITNIRMFHKTDKDIELQQQGQFIIGFLEEKILESDKIVYLENMDNELKHDTNEKLNVKKIIFKNSPSAKDQGYIFYLSKDLNANTYNLKYGKGLSGAATVEVGNYIEKIQIEPIPLNSKYTEAKGITIILYFNIDEQKKSFTTQLCFRNSQRRY, encoded by the coding sequence TTGGAAAGTAGAAAGGTAGATTCAGATATGAGACCTAATTCTATAAGGTTAAATAACGGATTTACATTAATTGAAATATTAATTACACTATCCTTAGCTGGTATAGTGATATCTATTGTTTTATCTTTGTTAATTACAAATATAAGAATGTTTCATAAGACTGATAAGGATATTGAACTACAGCAGCAAGGTCAGTTTATTATTGGCTTTTTAGAAGAAAAGATTTTAGAATCTGATAAGATAGTATATTTAGAAAATATGGATAATGAACTTAAACATGATACTAATGAAAAGCTTAACGTGAAGAAGATTATTTTTAAAAATTCTCCTAGTGCAAAAGATCAAGGATATATATTTTATTTAAGCAAAGATTTAAATGCTAATACGTATAATTTAAAATATGGCAAGGGACTGTCTGGCGCTGCAACTGTTGAAGTAGGCAATTACATTGAGAAGATTCAAATAGAGCCTATTCCCTTGAACAGTAAATATACTGAGGCAAAAGGTATCACTATAATTTTATATTTTAATATTGATGAGCAAAAGAAGAGCTTTACGACCCAGCTATGCTTCCGAAATTCTCAAAGGAGGTATTAA
- a CDS encoding pilus assembly FimT family protein has protein sequence MSRGKYSYGMTLIELLLVISILAISLSLIFPRVKRSDYHLMTSSRILRDDIRNARYMNMVEGKSYKIILEPYQYRIVENSKELKVVKLEKNLRMSHNFTGGQIGFRYTGSPSAGGTIKIFDNKLNIYTEITVVPDTGRVLLKNEIFKGHK, from the coding sequence GTGAGTAGAGGAAAATATAGCTATGGCATGACATTAATAGAGCTGCTTTTAGTTATATCAATCTTGGCTATTTCTTTATCATTAATTTTTCCTAGGGTCAAAAGAAGTGACTATCACTTGATGACCTCTAGCAGAATCCTAAGAGATGATATAAGAAATGCTAGATATATGAATATGGTAGAAGGTAAATCCTATAAGATTATACTAGAGCCATATCAGTATAGAATAGTTGAAAATTCAAAAGAATTGAAAGTTGTAAAATTGGAAAAAAACCTTAGAATGAGCCACAACTTCACAGGAGGACAAATAGGATTTAGATATACAGGCTCACCTTCGGCAGGAGGTACTATAAAAATATTCGATAATAAATTAAATATATATACTGAAATAACTGTAGTACCTGATACAGGAAGAGTATTGCTTAAAAATGAGATATTTAAAGGACATAAGTAA
- a CDS encoding late competence development ComFB family protein, with the protein MELYNYMEEVVYRYVDEVLKKFDNEVCKCEKCRLDIIALALNNLPPRYTVTEKGKLFTKVKEMESQYGVDIIREITKAIEVVSKKPRHDC; encoded by the coding sequence ATGGAGCTATATAATTACATGGAAGAGGTAGTTTATAGATATGTAGATGAAGTATTAAAGAAATTTGACAATGAGGTTTGTAAATGTGAAAAATGTAGGCTTGATATAATTGCACTTGCATTGAATAATTTGCCGCCCAGATATACTGTAACTGAAAAGGGTAAGTTGTTTACTAAGGTTAAGGAAATGGAATCTCAATATGGAGTAGATATTATTAGAGAAATAACTAAAGCAATTGAAGTGGTTTCCAAAAAACCAAGACATGATTGTTAA
- the efp gene encoding elongation factor P, with protein sequence MISASDFKKGITFEMEGDIYQIVDFQHVKPGKGAAFVRTKIKNIITGAQKETTFNPSDKFPKAHIETKEMQYLYNDGELYYFMDTESYEQVPFNYDQVEDAVKYIKENDTTLVRFYKGKAFDVQAPNFVELLVTHTEPGVKGDTATGATKPATVETGATILVPLFINIGDKIKIDTRTDEYLSRV encoded by the coding sequence ATGATTTCAGCAAGTGATTTTAAAAAAGGTATTACCTTTGAAATGGAAGGAGATATTTATCAAATAGTTGATTTTCAACATGTTAAGCCTGGCAAGGGTGCAGCTTTTGTAAGGACAAAGATTAAGAATATTATTACAGGTGCTCAAAAAGAAACTACATTTAACCCTAGTGATAAGTTCCCAAAGGCTCATATTGAAACTAAAGAAATGCAATATCTTTATAATGATGGCGAATTATATTATTTCATGGATACAGAATCTTATGAGCAGGTTCCTTTTAATTATGACCAGGTTGAAGATGCAGTAAAATATATAAAAGAAAATGATACTACATTAGTAAGATTCTATAAAGGAAAGGCTTTTGATGTTCAGGCACCAAACTTTGTTGAACTATTAGTTACTCATACTGAACCAGGAGTAAAAGGAGATACTGCTACAGGAGCTACAAAGCCAGCAACAGTAGAAACTGGTGCAACAATTTTAGTACCATTGTTTATAAACATTGGTGATAAAATAAAAATAGATACAAGAACAGACGAGTATTTGTCAAGAGTTTAG
- a CDS encoding CD1247 N-terminal domain-containing protein, producing the protein MDYLYERIAYLRGLSEGLEIEEESKEGKLLVHIIDALEDFADAISDLNEEQEELNEYVDFIDEDLADLEEEFYGEFDDESDEYDDEYDDEDFDYVEVECPFCEEVVYLDTDLIPEDGKVECPNCLRLISCECDDDCNCH; encoded by the coding sequence ATGGATTATCTATATGAAAGAATAGCATACCTTAGAGGTTTATCAGAAGGACTTGAAATTGAAGAAGAGAGTAAAGAAGGCAAACTATTAGTACATATTATCGATGCTTTAGAAGACTTTGCTGATGCGATTTCTGATTTAAATGAGGAACAAGAAGAATTAAATGAATATGTTGATTTTATTGATGAAGATTTAGCAGATTTAGAAGAAGAGTTCTATGGTGAGTTTGATGATGAATCTGATGAGTATGATGATGAATACGATGATGAGGATTTTGATTATGTTGAAGTAGAATGTCCTTTTTGTGAAGAAGTAGTATATTTAGACACTGACTTAATTCCAGAAGACGGTAAGGTAGAGTGTCCAAATTGTCTAAGATTAATATCTTGTGAATGTGACGACGATTGTAATTGTCATTAG
- the spoIIIAA gene encoding stage III sporulation protein AA — MSMQINKNFIKSTTYSKANAYYEIINYLDSELWDVLSKLPHADAEKVEEIRLRNGKPLMISLGARDYFVSPNCSLLSKPIECIHVSHKHILKTFQLISNYSIYSIEEELKNGFVTVKGGHRIGITGKVIYGNGGLETIKDISSLNIRIAKEIIGVSNKIIQHIIKKPNSIFNTLLVSPPQCGKTTLLRDIIRNISNGMEAYNFYGIKVGVVDERSELAGTYMGYPQNDIGFRTDIIDSCQKHEGILLLLRSMSPNVIATDEIGDEKDIKAIHEAIKAGVKIISTVHGDGIEDILTKPKLRDVIKEKVFERLIIIDNANGVGNIKDVLEGQSFKSILR, encoded by the coding sequence ATGTCGATGCAAATTAACAAGAATTTCATAAAATCAACAACCTATAGTAAAGCAAATGCTTATTATGAAATAATAAATTATTTAGACTCTGAGTTATGGGATGTCCTGTCTAAGCTTCCACATGCTGATGCGGAAAAAGTAGAGGAAATACGATTAAGGAATGGGAAACCACTCATGATAAGCCTTGGAGCTAGAGACTATTTTGTATCCCCAAACTGTAGCCTATTATCTAAACCAATAGAATGTATTCATGTTTCCCATAAGCATATCTTAAAAACCTTTCAGCTTATAAGCAATTATTCTATTTATTCAATAGAAGAAGAACTAAAAAACGGTTTTGTAACAGTAAAGGGAGGTCATAGAATTGGTATAACTGGCAAGGTAATCTATGGAAATGGAGGCTTAGAAACAATAAAGGATATATCATCTTTAAATATTAGAATAGCAAAAGAAATAATAGGTGTATCTAATAAAATAATTCAACATATAATTAAGAAACCAAACTCTATTTTCAATACGCTACTAGTATCACCACCTCAGTGTGGCAAAACCACTTTACTACGGGATATTATAAGAAATATTAGCAATGGAATGGAGGCTTATAATTTCTATGGAATCAAGGTGGGAGTAGTAGATGAAAGATCTGAGCTAGCTGGTACTTATATGGGTTATCCTCAAAACGATATTGGTTTTAGGACAGATATTATAGATAGTTGTCAAAAACATGAAGGTATATTATTACTTTTAAGATCAATGTCTCCAAATGTAATAGCAACAGACGAAATAGGTGATGAAAAGGATATAAAGGCTATACATGAAGCTATTAAGGCTGGTGTCAAGATTATATCAACAGTACATGGAGACGGGATTGAGGATATATTAACCAAACCTAAACTAAGAGATGTAATAAAGGAGAAGGTTTTTGAACGATTAATAATTATTGATAATGCAAATGGTGTAGGAAATATAAAAGATGTATTAGAAGGGCAGAGCTTCAAATCAATTCTAAGATAA
- the spoIIIAB gene encoding stage III sporulation protein SpoIIIAB: MSFVKIIGCLMIIFSSSILGFNYSRVYTERVVGLINMQQCLQILQTEIMYAANPLPEALKEVFNKGNKKVSYVFNEIGKYLIYNKNASVYEGFVAISTELKNKLCFKDEDIEIILSFGRSLGISNRLDQEKYFKIALLQLQNQQKEAEEEKKKNSKMYKSLGVLVGFGIVLALY; the protein is encoded by the coding sequence ATGTCTTTTGTAAAAATTATAGGGTGTCTTATGATAATTTTTTCTTCTTCTATTTTAGGTTTTAATTATAGCAGAGTCTATACAGAAAGAGTAGTAGGCCTTATTAATATGCAGCAATGTCTCCAAATTCTTCAAACAGAGATAATGTATGCTGCTAATCCTTTGCCGGAGGCATTGAAAGAGGTATTCAATAAAGGAAACAAAAAAGTTTCTTATGTATTTAATGAAATAGGAAAATATTTAATCTACAATAAAAATGCAAGTGTGTATGAGGGCTTTGTAGCCATAAGTACAGAATTAAAAAATAAGCTATGCTTTAAAGATGAAGATATTGAAATAATTCTTTCCTTTGGTCGAAGCTTAGGTATATCTAATAGATTGGACCAAGAAAAGTATTTTAAGATAGCATTATTACAGCTTCAGAATCAACAAAAAGAAGCAGAAGAAGAGAAAAAGAAGAACAGTAAAATGTACAAGAGCTTAGGAGTTTTAGTAGGCTTTGGCATAGTATTAGCTCTATATTAG
- the spoIIIAC gene encoding stage III sporulation protein AC, whose amino-acid sequence MNVDLIFKIAGIGIVVGILHTVLEKAGKEEYAYIVTLAGVVIVFTMVINLISKLFDSVKTIFQLY is encoded by the coding sequence ATGAATGTAGATTTAATATTTAAAATTGCAGGAATTGGAATAGTAGTAGGCATACTTCATACTGTTCTTGAGAAAGCAGGAAAAGAAGAGTATGCATATATAGTTACATTAGCTGGAGTAGTAATAGTATTTACAATGGTTATAAATCTTATAAGCAAGCTTTTTGATAGCGTTAAGACTATTTTCCAACTATATTGA
- the spoIIIAD gene encoding stage III sporulation protein AD, with protein sequence MEIIQIVGIGIIATILSVILKQQKPEFSLQISIATGLMIFIFLMSKLTYVIDVLNNLAKRIDMDLLYFSTVLKVIGIAYIAEFGAQISRDAGENAIASKIELAGKILIMVLAVPILTSLLDLIIKIIP encoded by the coding sequence ATGGAAATAATTCAAATTGTAGGTATAGGCATAATAGCTACAATTTTGTCCGTAATATTAAAACAGCAAAAGCCTGAATTTTCTCTTCAGATAAGTATAGCAACAGGACTAATGATATTTATTTTCCTAATGAGTAAGCTGACCTATGTAATAGATGTGTTAAACAACCTTGCAAAAAGAATAGACATGGATTTATTATATTTTTCAACCGTATTAAAAGTAATTGGTATTGCATATATAGCTGAATTCGGAGCTCAAATTTCAAGAGATGCAGGTGAAAATGCAATTGCCTCAAAGATTGAACTTGCTGGCAAAATATTGATAATGGTATTAGCAGTACCAATATTAACTTCTTTATTAGATTTAATAATTAAAATAATACCTTAA